Proteins encoded within one genomic window of Amorphus orientalis:
- a CDS encoding sensor histidine kinase, with amino-acid sequence MLRPRAVLAVAGCLVAGPADAASGPAGGAGALLATTAGVALLAAMGLGGLAAVLYERSRSAARMAEEAATRAEQAEALVAATDRRILVFPLSGDGPEVYGGHDLDETPGSADALADFAGWVDAKDAAGLAADVDALKDSGTAFLREVRTRAGHRVSCAGRVAGAAAAVGFAPVREPTAPGPAPTVAEGVVDAFMDRLPYPLWIRTAAGTLSWVNAAYAAAVDQPDAASAVAAGDELLDTAGRQMLARARTESGRAEARVSTVIHGENRTLDVVEIIGEGGSVGVAIDVSELEQTHAALRRTVDFHARTLDELATPVAVFGPDRRLQFYNPAYRALWDLDAGYLDSHPADEALLKTLRAQRKLPEQADFDAWVKGVTRGYQAVESFEEWWHLPDGQTLRVITNPHPHGGVTYVYENVTERLDLESRYNALIRVQSETLDHLAEGVAVFGPDGRLRLCNPVFSALWQLPAEARADRTHITRVSQACAKGPSDRAAWVKIAGTVTSLDDRREAIADRLERADGSVIDYATVPLPDGATLATFVDVTDTVKVERALKERNVALEEADRLKTAFIGHVSYQLRSPLTTIIGFTQLLTGSGIGPLNEKQREYASYIHASSEALLAIINDILDLTTIDAGIMELEPGTVDLAAVVASATEGLQDRIKEARLAVVADIPDEVGSFSGDEKRIRQVIYNLLANAVTFSPEGGSVEILGRRQSGEIVLTVSDQGRGIEAEKIDAVFDRFVSDPSGGRRRGAGLGLAIVKSFVELHGGSVDIRSEPGAGTTVTVRFPDRPRLA; translated from the coding sequence ATGCTCCGGCCGCGCGCCGTCCTTGCTGTTGCCGGCTGCCTCGTGGCGGGTCCCGCGGATGCGGCCTCCGGTCCGGCCGGCGGGGCGGGCGCCCTTCTGGCGACCACGGCCGGGGTCGCGCTGCTTGCGGCCATGGGCCTCGGCGGGCTCGCCGCCGTTCTCTACGAGCGGAGCCGGTCCGCTGCGCGAATGGCGGAGGAAGCGGCGACGCGGGCGGAACAGGCCGAGGCGCTGGTGGCGGCGACCGACCGCCGGATCCTCGTCTTCCCTCTGTCCGGGGACGGGCCGGAGGTCTACGGCGGACACGATCTCGACGAGACGCCCGGCAGCGCGGACGCGCTTGCCGATTTCGCCGGCTGGGTCGATGCGAAGGACGCCGCCGGTCTGGCCGCGGATGTCGACGCCCTGAAGGACAGCGGCACCGCCTTCCTGCGCGAGGTGCGCACGCGTGCCGGCCATCGGGTTTCGTGTGCCGGCCGCGTGGCGGGTGCTGCCGCTGCGGTCGGATTCGCCCCGGTTCGCGAACCGACCGCGCCGGGCCCGGCGCCGACCGTGGCGGAGGGCGTGGTGGACGCCTTCATGGACCGGCTTCCCTATCCGCTCTGGATCCGGACGGCGGCAGGCACGCTGTCCTGGGTCAACGCCGCCTATGCCGCCGCGGTCGATCAGCCGGATGCCGCATCGGCGGTGGCGGCCGGCGACGAACTCCTGGATACGGCCGGCCGCCAGATGCTGGCCCGGGCCCGGACCGAAAGCGGGCGGGCGGAGGCGCGTGTCTCCACCGTCATTCACGGCGAGAACCGGACCCTCGACGTGGTCGAAATCATCGGTGAGGGCGGCAGCGTCGGGGTGGCGATCGACGTCAGCGAGCTCGAGCAGACCCACGCCGCCCTGCGCCGAACGGTCGACTTCCATGCGCGCACCCTCGACGAGCTGGCCACGCCGGTCGCAGTTTTCGGCCCGGACCGGCGGCTGCAGTTCTACAATCCGGCCTACCGGGCCCTGTGGGATCTGGATGCCGGCTACCTCGACAGCCATCCCGCCGACGAGGCGCTTCTGAAGACGCTGAGGGCTCAGCGCAAGCTGCCCGAGCAGGCGGACTTCGATGCCTGGGTCAAGGGCGTGACCCGGGGCTACCAGGCCGTCGAGAGCTTCGAGGAGTGGTGGCATCTGCCCGATGGTCAGACGCTCCGGGTGATCACCAATCCGCATCCCCACGGCGGCGTGACCTATGTCTACGAGAACGTCACCGAGCGGCTCGACCTGGAAAGCCGCTACAACGCGCTGATCCGGGTCCAGAGCGAGACCCTGGATCATCTGGCCGAAGGCGTGGCGGTGTTCGGCCCCGACGGCCGGCTGCGCCTGTGCAATCCGGTGTTCTCCGCGCTCTGGCAGCTGCCGGCGGAGGCACGGGCCGACCGCACCCACATCACCCGGGTCAGCCAGGCCTGCGCAAAGGGGCCGTCCGACCGCGCCGCCTGGGTCAAGATCGCCGGCACCGTGACCAGCCTGGACGACCGCCGCGAAGCGATCGCCGATCGGCTCGAGCGTGCCGACGGCAGCGTGATCGACTATGCCACCGTGCCGCTGCCCGACGGCGCCACGCTCGCCACCTTCGTCGATGTGACCGACACGGTGAAGGTCGAGCGCGCCCTGAAGGAGCGCAACGTGGCGCTGGAGGAGGCCGACCGGCTCAAGACCGCCTTCATCGGCCACGTATCGTACCAGCTGCGCTCGCCGCTCACGACCATCATCGGCTTCACCCAGCTTCTGACCGGGAGCGGCATCGGCCCGCTCAACGAGAAGCAGCGCGAATATGCCAGCTACATTCACGCCTCGTCCGAGGCGCTGCTGGCGATCATCAACGACATTCTCGATCTCACGACCATCGACGCCGGCATCATGGAGCTGGAGCCGGGGACCGTGGATCTCGCCGCCGTCGTCGCGTCCGCGACGGAAGGCCTGCAGGATCGCATCAAGGAGGCGCGGCTCGCCGTCGTTGCCGACATTCCGGACGAGGTCGGCAGCTTCAGCGGCGACGAGAAGCGCATCCGCCAGGTGATCTACAATCTTCTGGCCAATGCCGTCACCTTCTCGCCGGAGGGCGGTTCCGTGGAGATCCTCGGACGGCGCCAGTCGGGGGAGATCGTCCTGACGGTCTCCGACCAGGGTCGCGGCATCGAGGCGGAGAAGATCGATGCGGTGTTCGACCGGTTCGTCTCCGATCCGTCGGGCGGCCGCAGGCGGGGCGCCGGACTGGGTCTTGCCATCGTGAAAAGCTTCGTCGAACTTCACGGCGGTTCGGTCGACATCCGGTCCGAACCCGGCGCCGGGACCACCGTGACCGTCCGTTTTCCCGACCGTCCGCGGCTCGCCTAG
- the ahcY gene encoding adenosylhomocysteinase produces MLDKPASDYVVKDIGLADWGRTEIDIAETEMPGLMAVREEYAASKPLKGARIAGSLHMTIQTAVLIETLVALGADVRWASCNIFSTQDQAAAAIAATGTPVFAVKGESLEDYWEYADRILDWGDGETCNMILDDGGDATMLVMLGAKAEKDPSVLNNPKNDEEKALVATIKRRLEKDPTFYSRCRDAIKGVSEETTTGVMRLYQMEKRGELPFPAINVNDSVTKSKFDNKYGCRESLVDAIRRGTDVMMAGKVAIVAGYGDVGKGSAQSLSGAGARVMVTEIDPICALQAAMDGFEVVTMEEGAPRADIVVTATGNKDVLTVDHMRSLKDMAIVCNIGHFDNEIQVDGLKNFKWKNVKPQVDLIEYPDGKRMILLSEGRLVNLGNATGHPSFVMSASFANQTLAQIELWTKGEQYENKVYVLPKHLDEKVAELHLRKLNAELTQLSDEQAEYIGVPVKGPFKGEQYRY; encoded by the coding sequence ATGCTCGACAAGCCCGCATCCGACTACGTCGTCAAGGACATCGGCCTGGCCGATTGGGGTCGGACGGAGATCGACATCGCCGAAACCGAGATGCCCGGCCTGATGGCCGTGCGCGAGGAGTACGCGGCGTCGAAGCCGCTCAAGGGCGCGCGGATCGCCGGCTCGCTCCACATGACGATTCAGACCGCCGTCCTCATCGAGACGCTGGTCGCCCTGGGCGCCGACGTGCGCTGGGCCTCCTGCAACATCTTCTCGACCCAGGACCAGGCCGCCGCGGCCATCGCCGCCACCGGAACGCCGGTGTTCGCCGTCAAGGGCGAGAGCCTCGAGGACTACTGGGAGTACGCCGACCGCATCCTCGACTGGGGTGACGGCGAGACCTGCAACATGATCCTGGACGACGGCGGCGACGCCACCATGCTCGTCATGCTCGGCGCCAAGGCCGAGAAGGATCCGTCGGTCCTCAACAACCCGAAGAACGACGAAGAGAAGGCCCTCGTCGCGACCATCAAGCGTCGCCTCGAGAAGGATCCGACCTTCTATTCGCGCTGCCGCGATGCCATCAAGGGCGTCTCCGAGGAGACGACCACGGGCGTCATGCGTCTCTACCAGATGGAGAAGCGCGGCGAGCTGCCGTTCCCGGCGATCAACGTCAACGACTCCGTCACCAAGTCGAAGTTCGACAACAAGTACGGCTGCCGTGAATCGCTGGTCGACGCGATCCGTCGCGGTACCGACGTGATGATGGCCGGCAAGGTCGCCATCGTCGCCGGCTACGGTGACGTCGGCAAGGGCTCGGCCCAGTCGCTGTCGGGCGCTGGCGCCCGCGTGATGGTCACCGAGATCGACCCGATCTGCGCCCTGCAGGCCGCCATGGACGGCTTCGAGGTCGTCACGATGGAAGAGGGTGCTCCGCGCGCCGACATCGTGGTCACGGCGACCGGGAACAAGGACGTTCTGACCGTCGATCACATGCGGTCGCTCAAGGACATGGCGATCGTCTGCAACATCGGCCACTTCGACAACGAGATTCAGGTCGACGGCCTGAAGAACTTCAAGTGGAAGAACGTCAAGCCGCAGGTCGACCTGATCGAGTATCCGGACGGCAAGCGCATGATCCTGCTCTCCGAGGGCCGTCTGGTGAACCTCGGCAACGCGACCGGCCATCCGAGCTTCGTGATGTCGGCCTCGTTCGCCAACCAGACGCTCGCCCAGATCGAGCTGTGGACCAAGGGCGAGCAGTACGAGAACAAGGTCTACGTGCTGCCGAAGCACCTGGACGAGAAGGTCGCCGAGCTGCATCTGCGCAAGCTCAACGCCGAACTCACCCAGCTGTCCGACGAGCAGGCCGAGTATATCGGCGTGCCGGTGAAGGGTCCGTTCAAGGGCGAGCAGTACCGCTACTGA
- a CDS encoding HugZ family pyridoxamine 5'-phosphate oxidase: MSSEFEPGPAAKQLLRTSFQGALGTLDAETGAPHVSLVTVATAPDGAPILLLSDLARHTRNLKADDRVSLLASEATTPGDPLALARVTVIGRIHRIASPAADRNRFLARQPEAAEYADFPDFGFYRLEPESAHLVAGFGRIVTLSAADIMTDLSDAQALVEAEPGAIEHMNADHADAVALYAEKLAGKGPAERPWRVCGIDPEGIDLVAGHHAARVDFPERITTPGALRSALKALADQARAS; this comes from the coding sequence ATGTCGAGCGAATTCGAACCCGGCCCCGCTGCCAAGCAGCTCCTGCGCACCAGTTTCCAGGGTGCGCTGGGAACCCTGGACGCCGAAACCGGCGCGCCGCACGTTTCGCTCGTCACAGTGGCAACCGCGCCGGACGGGGCCCCGATCCTGCTCCTGTCGGATCTGGCCCGGCACACGCGGAACCTGAAGGCGGACGATCGGGTCTCGCTTCTCGCAAGCGAGGCGACGACCCCGGGAGATCCGCTTGCCCTCGCCCGGGTCACGGTGATCGGGCGTATCCACCGCATCGCGTCGCCGGCGGCGGACCGCAACCGCTTCCTGGCGCGGCAGCCGGAGGCGGCCGAATACGCCGACTTCCCCGATTTCGGGTTCTATCGGCTGGAACCGGAAAGCGCCCATCTGGTCGCGGGCTTCGGCCGGATCGTGACGCTCTCCGCCGCCGACATCATGACGGATCTCTCCGACGCGCAAGCGCTCGTCGAGGCGGAGCCGGGTGCGATCGAGCACATGAACGCCGACCATGCCGATGCGGTCGCGCTCTATGCCGAAAAGCTGGCGGGCAAGGGTCCCGCCGAACGCCCCTGGCGGGTGTGCGGGATCGACCCGGAAGGCATCGATCTGGTCGCCGGCCACCACGCCGCCCGCGTCGATTTCCCCGAGCGCATCACCACGCCGGGTGCACTGCGATCCGCACTCAAGGCACTGGCCGACCAGGCGCGCGCCTCGTGA
- a CDS encoding response regulator transcription factor produces MATVALVDDDRNILASVSIALESEGYRVQTYTDGSSALQGLSQDPPDLAILDIKMPRMDGMELLRRVRQQSDMPVIFLTSKDEEIDELFGLKMGADDFIRKPFSQRLLVERVKAVMRRAQPRDGTAPKATDASKILERGQLKMDQERHTCTWQGEPVTLTVTEFLILFALAQRPGVVKSRNALMDAAYDDQVYVDDRTIDSHIKRLRKKFKVVDNSFDMIETLYGVGYRFKEM; encoded by the coding sequence ATGGCGACGGTTGCACTCGTCGATGACGACCGGAACATCCTGGCTTCCGTGTCCATCGCGCTCGAATCGGAAGGCTACCGGGTCCAGACCTACACCGATGGCTCGTCCGCGCTGCAGGGCCTGTCCCAGGATCCGCCGGACCTGGCGATCCTGGACATCAAGATGCCGCGCATGGACGGCATGGAGCTTCTGCGCCGCGTGCGTCAGCAGAGCGACATGCCGGTGATCTTCCTCACCTCCAAGGACGAGGAGATCGACGAGCTGTTCGGGCTGAAGATGGGCGCCGACGACTTCATCCGGAAGCCGTTTTCCCAGCGCCTCCTGGTGGAGCGGGTCAAGGCCGTCATGCGCCGGGCCCAGCCGCGGGACGGCACGGCCCCGAAGGCGACCGACGCCAGCAAGATCCTGGAGCGTGGCCAGCTGAAGATGGACCAGGAGCGGCACACCTGCACCTGGCAGGGCGAGCCGGTCACGCTGACGGTGACGGAGTTCCTGATCCTGTTCGCTCTCGCCCAGAGGCCGGGTGTCGTGAAGAGCCGCAACGCGCTGATGGACGCGGCCTATGACGATCAGGTCTATGTCGACGACCGGACCATCGACAGTCACATCAAGCGGCTGAGGAAGAAGTTCAAGGTGGTCGACAACAGCTTCGACATGATCGAAACGCTGTATGGCGTCGGCTACCGGTTCAAGGAAATGTAG
- the tsaE gene encoding tRNA (adenosine(37)-N6)-threonylcarbamoyltransferase complex ATPase subunit type 1 TsaE — MSEPVSTLTLSDETDTVRLAEDIAAVLKPGDLVTLSGPLGAGKTTFARALLRAIADDPDLEVPSPTFTLLQPYDLPRLQIAHVDLYRLSDPEEAAELALDDLLVEGAVLVEWPEQGDGMLPAPALAIALEPEPGAEMRSASLEAAPSFAHRLARSRAARRFLVNAGYRRATRRHLQGDASSRAYERIGGGREPAILMNAPTQPDGPAIYGGQPYSKRAHLAETVRPFVAVGDGLRAHGYSAPRVIAHDFEAGFLLLEDLGRDPILRDGQVDEDRYALAVDLLADLHNRPMIESVPLPGGARHVLPPFDRGVFLIELSLYPDWFIPFATGGEMESGAQEAFLKAWDDLFPLVEDAEQHWLLRDFHSPNLMWLEGRKGLGKVGLLDYQDALIGPSAYDVASLLQDVRVTVSPEQEARLFDRYCAARAAADPDFDRDDFALAYALMAAQRATKVLGIFARLARRDGKTGYLAHIPRVSSYLARTLTDPVFGNLTDFYDAAFADLAPKS; from the coding sequence ATGAGCGAACCCGTTTCGACCCTCACGCTTTCCGACGAGACGGACACGGTGCGTCTCGCCGAGGATATCGCCGCCGTGCTCAAGCCCGGCGATCTCGTCACGCTCTCCGGTCCGCTCGGCGCCGGCAAGACGACCTTCGCCCGGGCCCTGCTGCGGGCCATCGCCGACGATCCCGATCTGGAGGTGCCGAGCCCGACCTTCACGCTGCTGCAGCCCTACGACCTGCCGCGCCTTCAGATCGCGCACGTCGATCTCTACCGGCTGAGCGATCCGGAAGAGGCGGCGGAACTGGCTCTGGACGATCTCCTGGTGGAGGGTGCGGTGCTGGTGGAGTGGCCCGAACAGGGGGACGGGATGCTGCCGGCGCCGGCGCTTGCCATCGCGCTGGAACCCGAGCCGGGCGCCGAAATGCGCTCGGCGTCGCTGGAGGCCGCGCCCTCCTTCGCGCATCGGCTTGCCCGGAGCCGGGCGGCGCGGCGCTTTCTGGTCAACGCCGGATACCGCCGCGCGACGCGCCGTCATCTTCAGGGCGATGCGTCGTCGCGCGCCTATGAACGGATCGGCGGCGGCCGGGAGCCGGCCATCCTGATGAACGCGCCGACCCAGCCCGACGGTCCGGCGATCTATGGCGGCCAGCCCTACAGCAAGCGGGCGCATCTTGCGGAAACCGTTCGGCCGTTCGTGGCGGTCGGCGACGGGCTGCGCGCCCACGGCTATTCCGCGCCGCGCGTCATCGCCCACGATTTCGAGGCGGGGTTCCTGTTGCTGGAGGATCTCGGACGCGATCCGATCCTCAGGGACGGGCAGGTGGACGAAGATCGATATGCACTGGCGGTCGATCTTCTGGCCGATCTCCACAACCGGCCGATGATCGAGAGCGTGCCGCTTCCCGGCGGCGCGCGCCATGTCCTGCCGCCGTTCGACCGGGGCGTGTTCCTGATTGAGCTGTCGCTCTATCCCGACTGGTTCATTCCCTTCGCCACCGGAGGAGAAATGGAATCGGGCGCCCAGGAGGCGTTCCTGAAGGCGTGGGACGACCTCTTCCCGCTGGTCGAGGACGCCGAACAGCACTGGCTTCTGCGGGACTTCCATTCGCCCAACCTGATGTGGCTGGAGGGGCGGAAGGGTCTCGGCAAGGTCGGCCTGCTCGACTACCAGGACGCGCTCATCGGCCCGAGCGCCTACGATGTCGCTTCGCTCCTGCAGGACGTGCGCGTGACCGTATCGCCGGAGCAGGAGGCGCGCCTGTTCGACCGCTACTGTGCGGCGCGCGCGGCGGCCGATCCGGACTTCGACCGGGACGATTTCGCGCTCGCCTATGCGCTGATGGCGGCCCAGCGCGCGACCAAGGTTCTGGGCATTTTCGCCCGGCTGGCCCGGCGCGACGGCAAGACCGGCTATCTCGCCCACATCCCGCGCGTGTCATCCTATCTTGCGCGAACCCTCACCGACCCCGTATTTGGCAACCTCACCGACTTCTACGATGCCGCGTTTGCGGATCTCGCGCCAAAATCCTGA
- a CDS encoding nucleotidyltransferase family protein, translated as MSTEHFPKRAMILAAGLGKRMRPVTATTPKPLVEVAGRALIDYGLERLEAAGVEEAVVNVHYLADLVEVHLTRRPSPKIVISDERAALLDTGGGIAKALPHLGEQPFFLLNADTFWIEGARPNLIRLAEAWDPDRMDGLLMLAPTVTSVGYDGSGDFDLATDGHIIRRQERLVAPFAYAGAAILAPRMFENAPDGAFSLNTLFDRAISDGRMYGVRMDGLWLHVGTPRAIKDAEAAIAESAA; from the coding sequence ATGTCGACTGAGCATTTTCCGAAACGCGCCATGATCCTTGCCGCCGGTCTCGGCAAGCGGATGCGCCCCGTCACCGCAACCACGCCGAAACCCCTCGTGGAGGTCGCCGGACGGGCGCTGATCGACTACGGCCTGGAACGGCTGGAGGCCGCCGGCGTCGAGGAGGCGGTGGTCAACGTCCACTATCTGGCCGATCTGGTGGAGGTGCATCTGACCCGGCGCCCGTCGCCGAAGATCGTGATCTCCGACGAGCGCGCCGCGCTGCTGGATACCGGCGGCGGCATCGCCAAGGCGCTCCCGCATCTGGGCGAGCAGCCCTTCTTTCTCCTGAACGCCGACACGTTCTGGATCGAGGGGGCCCGGCCGAACCTGATCCGGCTCGCCGAAGCGTGGGATCCGGACCGCATGGACGGGCTGCTCATGCTGGCGCCGACGGTGACGTCGGTCGGCTATGACGGATCGGGGGATTTCGATCTGGCGACCGACGGCCACATCATCCGGCGTCAGGAGCGCCTTGTCGCGCCGTTTGCCTACGCCGGAGCGGCGATCCTCGCGCCACGCATGTTCGAAAACGCGCCGGACGGCGCTTTCTCGCTCAACACGCTGTTCGATCGGGCGATTTCCGACGGGCGCATGTACGGCGTGCGGATGGACGGGCTGTGGCTGCACGTCGGCACGCCGCGCGCGATCAAGGACGCCGAGGCGGCCATTGCGGAGAGTGCGGCCTGA
- a CDS encoding HPr kinase/phosphorylase has translation MAPTIHATCLLIGAVGVLVRGPSGAGKSALAAQLVEAERAGGRYAQLVSDDRVAVAAVNGRLVARAPSEIAGRLELRGFGIVATDFETAAVVRLVVDIVDLADAERLPEPGALVTTIEGLRLARQPVCGTGWQACAAVRARILAERFGIERENPTI, from the coding sequence ATGGCTCCCACGATCCATGCCACATGCCTGCTGATCGGGGCCGTCGGCGTGCTGGTTCGCGGGCCGTCGGGAGCGGGAAAGAGTGCGCTTGCCGCCCAGCTCGTGGAAGCGGAGCGCGCGGGCGGACGGTACGCCCAGCTGGTCTCCGACGACCGGGTCGCCGTGGCGGCGGTCAACGGGCGCCTCGTCGCGCGGGCGCCCTCCGAGATCGCCGGGCGGCTGGAACTGCGCGGCTTCGGCATCGTCGCAACCGACTTCGAGACCGCGGCCGTGGTGCGCCTCGTCGTTGACATCGTCGACCTGGCGGACGCCGAACGGCTGCCGGAGCCGGGCGCCCTGGTGACCACGATCGAGGGCCTGCGGCTTGCGCGGCAACCCGTCTGCGGGACGGGATGGCAGGCCTGTGCGGCCGTGCGGGCGCGCATTCTGGCGGAACGGTTCGGAATCGAACGGGAGAATCCAACGATTTGA
- a CDS encoding sensor histidine kinase, protein MAVETDTYAAPKGQRRRRPLRFVGRVGRGVGRMLSTYVFSSVTRRILALNLVGLVALVSGTLYLNQFRAGLIDARVESLLIQGEIIAAAIAASATVDTDTISVDPERLLELQAGESVAPIDQGTHALDFPINPERVAPILRRLISPTKTRARIYDREGLLLLDSRHLYSRGQILRFDLPPPQESEPGPLERIWERLKGWTLHGDLPVYKEIGGANGKEYPEVERAVSGAPASVVRVNDKGELIVSVAVPIQRFRAVLGALLLSTQGGDIDSILRAERLAIVRVFLVSVGVMAVLSILMAGTIAGPIRRLAAAADRVRRGVRGRDAIPSFAERHDEIGDLGRALKEMTAALHNRIDAIEAFAADVAHELKNPLTSLRSAVETLPRAKTEESRERLLGIIQHDVRRLDRLISDISDASRLDAELARRDAEPVNLADLLEAVVELQRELARPQGIAIRLNVTNAGSRKARDAYYVNGHDSRLSQVFTNLIDNARSFSPEGGTITVTARRIDGDVEVVIDDCGSGITAEKIERIFERFYTDRPEVQGFGDNSGLGLSISRQIVEAHRGTISAENRPAENGAPGEVAGARFIVRLPALSQA, encoded by the coding sequence ATGGCTGTCGAAACGGATACATATGCGGCCCCGAAGGGCCAGCGGCGGCGGCGGCCGCTCCGTTTCGTCGGCCGTGTCGGGCGCGGCGTGGGCAGGATGCTGTCCACCTATGTCTTCTCCAGCGTCACCCGCCGCATTCTTGCGCTCAATCTGGTCGGCCTCGTCGCGCTGGTCTCCGGCACCCTCTATCTGAACCAGTTCCGCGCCGGCCTGATCGATGCGCGGGTGGAAAGCCTGCTCATTCAGGGTGAGATCATCGCCGCGGCGATCGCCGCGTCCGCGACGGTGGACACCGACACGATCTCGGTGGATCCGGAACGGCTGCTCGAGCTCCAGGCGGGCGAAAGCGTCGCCCCGATCGACCAGGGCACTCATGCGCTGGACTTTCCGATCAATCCGGAGCGCGTCGCGCCAATCCTGCGGCGCCTGATCTCTCCGACGAAGACCCGGGCCCGGATCTACGACCGGGAAGGCCTGCTGCTGCTCGATTCCCGGCATCTCTATTCGCGCGGGCAGATCCTGCGCTTCGATCTGCCGCCGCCCCAGGAGAGCGAGCCCGGTCCGCTGGAGCGGATCTGGGAGCGCTTGAAGGGGTGGACGCTGCACGGCGACCTGCCGGTCTATAAAGAGATCGGCGGCGCCAACGGCAAGGAGTATCCGGAGGTCGAGCGAGCCGTTTCGGGCGCTCCGGCGAGCGTCGTGCGGGTCAACGACAAGGGCGAGCTGATCGTCTCCGTCGCGGTTCCGATCCAGCGGTTCCGCGCCGTTCTCGGCGCGCTGCTCCTGTCGACCCAGGGCGGCGACATCGACTCCATTCTCCGGGCGGAGCGGCTGGCCATCGTCCGCGTCTTTCTGGTTTCCGTCGGCGTGATGGCGGTGCTCTCGATCCTGATGGCCGGGACGATCGCCGGTCCGATCCGCCGGCTGGCCGCCGCCGCGGACCGGGTCCGGCGCGGGGTGCGCGGCCGCGACGCGATCCCCTCCTTTGCCGAGCGCCACGACGAGATCGGCGATCTGGGACGAGCCCTGAAGGAGATGACGGCGGCCCTTCATAACCGCATCGATGCCATTGAGGCGTTCGCGGCCGACGTCGCCCACGAACTCAAGAACCCGCTGACCTCGCTGCGCAGCGCCGTGGAGACGCTTCCGCGGGCCAAGACCGAGGAGTCGCGGGAGCGCCTGCTCGGCATCATCCAGCACGACGTGCGCCGGCTCGACCGGCTGATCTCCGACATTTCCGACGCCTCGCGGCTGGATGCCGAGCTCGCACGCCGCGACGCGGAGCCGGTGAACCTCGCCGATCTGCTGGAAGCCGTCGTCGAGCTGCAGCGCGAACTGGCCCGACCCCAGGGGATCGCCATCCGGCTGAACGTGACCAATGCCGGCTCCCGCAAGGCGCGCGATGCCTACTATGTGAACGGACACGACAGCCGGCTGAGCCAGGTGTTCACCAACCTGATCGACAATGCGCGCTCGTTCTCGCCGGAAGGCGGGACCATCACGGTCACGGCCCGCCGGATCGACGGGGACGTGGAGGTCGTCATCGACGACTGCGGATCGGGCATCACCGCGGAGAAGATCGAGCGCATCTTCGAGCGCTTCTACACCGACCGGCCCGAGGTCCAGGGGTTCGGCGACAATTCGGGGCTGGGCCTGTCCATTTCGCGCCAGATCGTGGAGGCGCACCGGGGCACGATCTCCGCCGAGAACCGGCCCGCCGAGAACGGCGCGCCGGGCGAGGTCGCGGGCGCCCGGTTCATCGTCCGGCTGCCCGCCCTGTCGCAGGCCTAG
- a CDS encoding PTS sugar transporter subunit IIA codes for MIGLVLVTHGRLAEELQAALEHVVGPQERIATISIGPDDDMEQRRTDIVEAINSVDDGSGVVVLTDMFGGTPSNLAISVMRAGAIEVIAGVNLPMLVKLASVRADTPLVQAVDDAKTAGQKYISVASQVLSGR; via the coding sequence ATGATCGGGCTCGTCCTCGTCACCCATGGGCGCCTGGCCGAAGAACTTCAGGCCGCGCTTGAGCATGTGGTCGGTCCGCAGGAGCGCATCGCCACGATCTCGATCGGACCGGACGACGACATGGAGCAGCGCCGGACCGACATCGTCGAGGCGATCAACTCCGTGGATGACGGGAGCGGCGTCGTGGTCCTGACCGACATGTTCGGCGGCACCCCATCCAATCTCGCGATTTCGGTCATGCGGGCCGGTGCGATCGAGGTGATCGCCGGCGTCAATCTGCCGATGCTGGTCAAGCTCGCCAGCGTGCGGGCCGACACGCCGCTGGTTCAGGCCGTCGACGACGCCAAGACCGCCGGCCAGAAATATATCAGCGTGGCCAGCCAGGTTCTTTCGGGCCGATGA
- a CDS encoding HPr family phosphocarrier protein: protein MTDEADAVRSARLVIVNQRGLHARASAKFVKCAEQFRADVTVERDGQSVGGTSIMGLLMLAAGPGTGITITATGPEAEAVIDALTQLVESGFGEDAMPGA from the coding sequence ATGACGGACGAAGCGGATGCGGTTCGGTCCGCCAGGCTCGTCATCGTCAATCAACGCGGGCTGCACGCCCGCGCATCCGCGAAATTCGTCAAGTGCGCCGAGCAGTTCCGGGCGGACGTCACCGTCGAGCGGGATGGCCAGTCGGTGGGCGGCACATCCATCATGGGGCTCCTGATGCTGGCCGCCGGGCCGGGAACCGGGATCACCATCACCGCGACGGGGCCGGAAGCCGAGGCGGTGATCGATGCGCTGACCCAGCTGGTCGAGAGCGGGTTCGGCGAGGATGCGATGCCGGGGGCCTAG